A window from Gossypium raimondii isolate GPD5lz chromosome 7, ASM2569854v1, whole genome shotgun sequence encodes these proteins:
- the LOC105792684 gene encoding transcription factor TGA9 encodes MANHLIPYALLHGMNVPTSFINQEGSAFDFGELEEAIVLQGAKANLLTGRTAATLEMFPSWPMRYRQTPGSSKSGGESTDSGSALNTISSKTENQFEPDSPISKKASSSYHQAFDQQNLQQQQQQQEMASDPSRTGTSLNQSAPIVKPLQEKKRASTSEKQLDAKTLRRLAQNREAAKKSRLRKKAYVQQLESSRIKLTQLEQELQRARSQGLLLGSSGGGVGNISSGAVICDMEYARWLEDDERHMSELRTGLHSNLSDTDLRLMVNTYLSHYDEIFRLKGMAAKFDVFHLLTGMWTSPAERCFLWMGGFRPSELIKILISQLDPLTEQQLMGICSLQHSSQQAEEALSQGLEQLQQSLIDTVAGGPAIDGMQQMAIALSKLANLEGFVRQADNLRQQTLHQLPRILTVRQAARCFLVIGEYYGRLRALSSLWASRPRGRLMSDEQPCQTTTELQMVQPSQSHFAHF; translated from the exons ATGGCGAACCATCTTATTCCTTATGCACTTCTTCATGGAATGAATGTTCCCACAAGTTTCAT TAATCAAGAAGGATCTGCCTTTGATTTTGGAGAGCTAGAAGAAGCCATTGTTCTGCAAGGAGCTAAAGCAA ATTTATTAACAGGCAGAACTGCAGCTACTTTGGAGATGTTCCCTTCTTGGCCTATGAGATATCGGCAAACCCCA GGAAGTTCAAAATCAGGAGGGGAAAGTACAGATTCAGGCTCAGCTTTGAACACTATCTCAAGCAAAACTGAGAACCAGTTTGAGCCAGACTCCCCCATCAGTAAAAAGGCATCATCTTCATATCATCAGGCTTTTGACCAGCAGAATCtacagcaacaacaacaacaacaagagATGGCAAGTGATCCTTCAAGAACAGGCACATCACTGAATCAATCAGCTCCCATTGTCAAACCTCTCCAAGAAAAG AAAAGGGCTTCAACTTCTGAGAAACAGCTTGATGCcaag acATTGAGGCGTTTAGCTCAAAATAGAGAAGCCGCAAAGAAAAGCCGTCTTAGAAAGAAG GCATATGTTCAACAATTAGAGTCAAGTAGAATAAAATTAACTCAACTTGAACAAGAACTTCAAAGAGCACGAtctcag GGGCTTTTATTGGGGAGTAGCGGTGGTGGTGTTGGAAATATTAGCTCTG GGGCGGTAATATGTGACATGGAATATGCAAGATGGTTAGAAGATGATGAGAGGCATATGTCGGAGCTTAGAACCGGTTTACATTCGAACCTTTCCGACACCGACCTTCGATTGATGGTCAACACTTACCTTTCCCATTACGATGAAATTTTCCGGTTGAAAGGAATGGCTGCCAAATTCGATGTTTTTCACCTTTTAACTGGGATGTGGACCTCTCCGGCGGAGCGTTGCTTCCTTTGGATGGGTGGTTTTAGGCCGTCTGAGCTCATCAAG ATATTAATATCACAGTTGGACCCATTAACGGAACAGCAATTGATGGGGATCTGCAGCCTCCAGCATTCTTCACAACAGGCGGAAGAGGCACTCAGTCAAGGCCTGGAACAGCTCCAGCAGTCTCTCATCGACACCGTTGCTGGCGGTCCTGCCATTGATGGAATGCAACAAATGGCTATTGCCTTAAGCAAGCTGGCCAATCTCGAAGGCTTCGTCCGTCAG GCTGACAATTTAAGGCAACAAACTCTACACCAATTGCCCCGGATACTAACTGTAAGACAGGCGGCACGGTGTTTTCTGGTAATCGGAGAATACTACGGAAGATTACGAGCACTTAGTTCTCTTTGGGCGTCCCGGCCTCGAGG GAGGTTGATGAGTGATGAACAGCCATGCCAAACAACAACAGAGTTGCAAATGGTGCAGCCATCACAGAGCCACTTCGCACACTTTTGA